Part of the Catalinimonas alkaloidigena genome is shown below.
AAAAGAGTGGGTCATTAATGTTTGTAATGCTGGATATCGTATTGTTCAGATGAGTTTGTAACTGGGTATAAGCATCAGATTGATGTAAATTATTTTCTGATAAATTTAGCTGTTTGAACACTGATAAGGTGCTGGCATGCAAGCTTGCGAAACTCTTTTTGTTAACCATAAGATCATTTTTCACAGACGTCACCTTACCTTTTGCTTCTACCCCTGTTTCTTTGTTGGGCATGATTACGTTTTTCGTTACCGTACTAAGTTGGGTATCAAATCGTAAGTTTTTAACCTCTTCAACTGCCCGGTACGCATCTATCCACTGTGCCCAGAGCTTTTGATAAGCAGGTATATTTTCGGCACCAGAAGGATCATGCTCGGTAGGCTCAATACTGAGTAAAGGTTTGGGTAAATCTGTAAATAACTTAGCAATAAGCGGCTGTGCTGAGAGCACTGCCTGCCAGTTTTCATAGCTATTGAGAGGTGATTTGTAAGCGATAGATTGTAATAGATGAAAAGTCCTTAAGTGTTGGGTGAGCCCTTCCAGGCTGATGCTTTCAGTTTTGTTCAAGAGGTAGAAGGCATAGTATCTATCCCATATGCCATCCAACAGATTTTGTGTCTCTTTTATTTTCAGAAACTCAAGAGCCGTACTGGCCAGTGTATTCTCTATTTCTTCTGTCAACCGGTCTATGCTAAAATCATCTTTATTTACATGAGACGCGATAGTATGAATGATAAATAGTGTAGGCTCAGAAGCTATATCCGGATAAGCTATTTCATATTTATTGCTATCAATAAATCTTACCACTCGCTCAGGTATTTGAGTAGCCTCCTCGGACGTAAAGGATTTTACCAATTTACCTACCGGCGTGTCTTCCGCATTTCTCTGATCAGCAATGAAATTTAATTTTTCACTTGCTTTGTCTGCGGGTACGGGAGGCCGTAGCGCAACGAATTTAAAAACATCCGAGGATTGAGCTAGGGTGGCCATAATAGAAAGGTATTTAGTATTAGACGCTAGCTCACTTAGATAGTCACTTCACTGTAAAATAAATTTATGCAGAAGAACTAGGGCTCTCACTTCAGTGAGATATATATCCTGGATGAATTGTACGATTAGCTTGGGAAAACAGGCTCGCAGAAGGCTCATATTTCCGTGCACTTAGTCTGAAAAAAACTGACGGTCACAGGATATGCTAAAATCAGCTAAAGGTGTGATGTTTCGAAAGATTCATCACACCAATAACATGAGCTTGCTAATGATCATGCTCTCTTTTAGATAAATATGCATCTACATCCTTACTTGTAATAGCTGTTTTTCCTGGATATTGATCAACCCAAGCCCTAAAGTCATCTTTAATTTTTTCTGACCAGTCTCCATGTATCTCTCCGGTTAAGTATATATTCTCTTGCAATCTTACCCTCTCAAACTCATCGCGCAAAGCTGTCATTTCAGATGAGGTGACCAGATCTACTACCAGGTGTGCAGGAATAAATACTGTTCCGTATTTATTTGCCAGTACCACATCGCCGGGAAAAACTGTTACTGATCCTATTCTAATGGGTGCGTTTATCGAGGTGGGTGTCATATCTTTTATAGCGGAAGGGTGCTGCCCTTTTACCCAGCCGTTGAATCCTTTTGTATCGGTGAGTTCTTCCATATCCCTGACTGAGCCGTAGAATATTACCCCTTTGCCTGTTTTACCATATATAGCGTTACCCAGACTTGAACCTATCAAGGTACCATCTTTCACTTTGCCATACCCATCAGCAACATACACGTCGCCTTCTGACAGCACATCGATGGGCCAGGTATTGATTCCCCCTTTCTGGGAACGTCCCTCATCCTTACCCTGAGCTCTTACCAGACTATCTAAATCTGGTCTTGTAGGCATAAATTGAGCGGTTACTACACGGCCAGTCATGACCTGATCAGGCTGTATGATTATCCAATCTCCCTCAACCTGATTTTTATACCCTTTTCTTTGGAGGTACCCCCATGCTTGTTCAAGAGTGACATTTTGTAAACGTTCCAGGATTTCGTCAGAAACATTTGGACGTCCATCCGCTAGCCTTTCTCCCTTCCAGTGCGATGTTAATGCTTTAACATACTCAGGAGAAGAACCAATTTGCTGTGCTTGTACACAATAGCTTGTAATTAAAATGATGAAGATTAAAGGCAGGACTGTGTTTTTCATGGTTTCAGGTTTTGTATTAGTTTAATAGTATGACTCATTCTTATCCCATTGAAACCAAAATGATTTCAGTAGAAATGCTCAACTAACTGGTCTGATTTAAATGCCTGCCTGCTTTACTACCTCATGCCCTTCCCCTTTGATACCAGGTCGGTGAACGTCTTCTCAGAAAATATAAAGAATGTTTCAGGATCTGGCAAGTAGCATTGGCCTTCTGTATCATAATAGTGCTGAACCTGTAAATTTAATAATTGAGATATTTTCGTAATTCATAAAGATGAGACAAAATATTTTAAACAATTAAGAGTCAGATATCGCAGAAGTAAGAAGTTGTAGTCACCACTTATAAGCACTGATATCTATCCTATTTGTCTTCAACTACTCTTTTGTTAAGGAATTCTTCAAGTGATCAAACCACCATCGGATTCCAGGGTCTTCTTCAGTTCCACGGCCTGCCAGGTCATAGCGGGTTGGGTAGCCTTCGGAAGGGCCTTGCATCCAAACATTGGAATGCAGATGTACATGCAGACCAGGCCTTTTAAGAGCCTCCTCTATTTCCTGCGTATGAAGTTTCTTCCCTTCTTCCGTATAAACGCCTGGCGGGACAAACTGCCCGGTCCATCCACCAAACATCTCAACATTGATCATGGGTTTGTCAGGAACACCCATTTTTCTGAAGTAATCGTAGTGCCATCCACTATGCTGATTTTTTTCAACATCACCGCTGTAGGTGTCGAAGAGCAGAACATCAACATGTCTGGATTTACCGATGAGAACGTTCAGCGAATCATTATAACCACCGGCTCCAACAATTCTGTTTTTATCAAATCTTTTGACCCGCTTACAGAGCTTTATGATGTTCTTTGCTTCATTAAAGCTAAAGGGGGTAAACTTTTGATAGTAAAAAGAATTTTGCTCGTTCGCAATGTTGATGATTACGTTTTCATGCCCCTTCAGCGCCTTGGTTAACGTTTTAACCGCATTAAAGATATCTCTTTTGCTATGGAGGTTTCTTATAGAATCGGAAGCCAAGGTTCGTTGATAAAATATACCAACGATCACAACCATTGAGTGGTTTTGGCATTGTTCTATGATCCGCTCCAGCCTTTTCAAATGATCTTCACTGAGCTGTTTTCCTCCATGTTGGAAAGGGTCAGAATACCCTCCACTTGACCCTTGAAGGTAAACGCTTACGGCATTCAATCCGTGCTTTTTATATTCATCCAGGACAGAGATAAGCTGATCGGTATTACGCTCATTTTGCGTTGCACTGGCAGCCCTCAGACCCCACATTGGAAAGACTTTCCCATCTGCGTAGAATTGGTTGCCGTGAATGCTCAGGTTTTGTCCGGATGTGGCGCCTATTGATACAATAAAGAGAATGACAGAAAGCAAAATTTTTATTCGTTTCATGCTTGATGTTATGGGTATCTTATGGCTTGTTCGACCCTAAAAGTACATTTTTTTGCGTTGAGACCATACTGAGTTTCGCATTAAGTTAGGAAAGAACAGATTTTAACTATTCCAGCTAAGTAGTTTATCAATGGTTACCTTAGCGGTTTAAGTAACTGAGCCTACCTCATAAGATTTTTATTTGCTGTAAAAAGGTGGAAGTACAAAATTTTAGGTTTGGAATAAAATAGCAGCCAGAATAGCGATTTCCGGAATGGCGATTCCCCGAATGGCAATTCCCGGAATGGCAATTCCCGGCAGGGGTCGCTGGTGCTTAATCTTATCCTCTGTTTATCATAATTTTATATTACTAAGGGCTGGATCAGCCTCGTTGCCCCCGGTCCGTTGAAGCTCAGCCTTCATGGAGTTTTGTCCTGATAGCCTCCGGGCAGCTCCTACAAACTCTACTTTATTTTTCTATCTATGTGCTTCAGCAAATGATTTTTTAAAGTGTCCTGCACTAGTCTATATACTGACTTCCCGGCCATGTTGATCATTTCTCCGGGATCATTCTGAAGGTCAATCAGCATTTCTTCTCCA
Proteins encoded:
- a CDS encoding RraA family protein; this translates as MKNTVLPLIFIILITSYCVQAQQIGSSPEYVKALTSHWKGERLADGRPNVSDEILERLQNVTLEQAWGYLQRKGYKNQVEGDWIIIQPDQVMTGRVVTAQFMPTRPDLDSLVRAQGKDEGRSQKGGINTWPIDVLSEGDVYVADGYGKVKDGTLIGSSLGNAIYGKTGKGVIFYGSVRDMEELTDTKGFNGWVKGQHPSAIKDMTPTSINAPIRIGSVTVFPGDVVLANKYGTVFIPAHLVVDLVTSSEMTALRDEFERVRLQENIYLTGEIHGDWSEKIKDDFRAWVDQYPGKTAITSKDVDAYLSKREHDH
- a CDS encoding cellulase family glycosylhydrolase produces the protein MKRIKILLSVILFIVSIGATSGQNLSIHGNQFYADGKVFPMWGLRAASATQNERNTDQLISVLDEYKKHGLNAVSVYLQGSSGGYSDPFQHGGKQLSEDHLKRLERIIEQCQNHSMVVIVGIFYQRTLASDSIRNLHSKRDIFNAVKTLTKALKGHENVIINIANEQNSFYYQKFTPFSFNEAKNIIKLCKRVKRFDKNRIVGAGGYNDSLNVLIGKSRHVDVLLFDTYSGDVEKNQHSGWHYDYFRKMGVPDKPMINVEMFGGWTGQFVPPGVYTEEGKKLHTQEIEEALKRPGLHVHLHSNVWMQGPSEGYPTRYDLAGRGTEEDPGIRWWFDHLKNSLTKE